CCGGCGAGGATGACCTGCGCGCCGAGTTCGTCCTGCGCGTAGTCGATCAGCGCGGCGAACCGCTCGGCGGGCCATACGCGCATCGGGCTGCGACTGCCGGGGTGGACCAGCAGCACGCGTTCGCTGGCACCCACGAAGCGCTGCAGCTCCGCCACCTCCTCGGCGGGCGGCTCGAGTCGGATCTCGCGCGTGACCACCGGCACGCCGAGCGGCTCCAGGGCGCGCAGGTAGTATTCGGTGATCGGATTCGCCTCGTGGCGGGCGTCGTCGTCGCGAACGGAATTGGTGTAGAGTGGGCGAAACTTGAGGCGGTAGCCGCCGTGGTGGAGCGCTACCCGGATCGGCGCGCCGGTCCAGCGGGCGATCACGGCGGTCTTCTCGGTGTTGTCGAGGTTCAGGACGTGGGTGAAGCGCTCGCGGCGCAGGCGCCGGAGAAAACCCGGCCATTGCGTCGCGGATTGCGGGAGCGGGACCGCCTGGTCGACGTCGGGGTTGAGCGCGAGGAGGTCGACGAAGCGCGGTTCAACGAGGACCGCGAGGTGGGCGTCGGGCCAGTGCAGGCGCAGATTGCGCAGGAGCGAGCCCAGCAGCACGATGTCGCCGAGGTAACGTCGGCGAATGATCAGGATGCGGCGGGGGCGGTCAGGCATGCGTGCAGCCGATTACGCCGAGGGCGGTCCCGCGGGGTCAAGCCCCGCGGCGGGGGCGCCGAGGCGCCGCCGGGTCGGCTGCCCGGCGGTCAGCTCGCGGCAGCGAAGACCGGGCGCACGCGGGGCGCGGGCGCAGTGAACACCGGAGCGACGGGCTGCACCGAGGGGAGGGCTCGCGCGCCGGGACCGAACGTCCGGACCAAGAAGGTTCGCAGTCGGTGGAACGGGCCCGTGACGCGGTGATGCGTCCACATCACCGCGTACCACGGCTGGCGGAGGTGGGCGTGCACCATGGCCTCGGCGACGAGGATGCGCGCGGAGCGCGGCACGCGTTTGCGCGAGTAGTGAAGGCGCCGGTACAGAATGCGCCGCCGCTGGAACGGAGTGCAGCCCCCCCATGCCGGGTTGGAAATGCAATCGATGTAGCGGGTGAGGAGGAGGAGGCTTTCGAGCGGGCCGATGAAGGAACCCTGGTTCACGCGGGTCTGTTGCGCGCCGTGCTGCCGGAAGGCGCAAAGCGGTTCCGTGAGATAGACGAAGTCGCCGCGCAGCAGGAGGTGCAGCCAGAACTCCTCGTCGACGATCTGGCGGAAGTTGGGGTCGAAACCGCGGGCGGCCTGGTCGCGGCGGAAGAGAACGGTGGACGGTTCGCCCACCAGGTTGCGGTCTTCGTGGAGGCAGCGTCGGATCACGCTGATGCCGTGGTGGTGGCCGGCGGCGCGAAAATCGTCCCAAGTGGAAACCACGCGCGAATGCTCGTCGATCAGGAGCCGGGCGGAGGCGACGAGGGCGGCCTGCGGCGCACGATCGAGAGCCGCGACCATTTGCGAGAGGGCGTCGGAGCGGGTGAAGCAGTCGTCGCCGAACATGAACTTCACGTACTCGCCGCGGGCGTGGCGGAGGCACCAGTTCCAGTTCTGGACCATGCCGAGGTTCTCGCGGTGCGCGTAGGCGTGAATCCGCGGATCACGGGCGGCGTACTCGCGGAGGATCTCGGCGGAGTCGTCCTGCGAGGCGTCGTCGCTGATGATCAGTTCAAAATCGGCGAAGTCCTGCGCGAGGATCGAGTCGAGCGTCTGGCGGAGATAGCGGCCGTAATTGAACGTTGGAACGAGGACACTGACCTTGGGTTGGGCGGATGCGGGAGGGACGGAAACCATACGCCCTGCCCAGACTCGCCGGTGCCTCGCTATGTTTCATTAAATCACTGAAACATAGTCAATTGTGTCATAATCCAGCGCGAGCGTAAGCAGGGAATGACGCGCGAAGTGGGACGGAGTTACGTCGAACGCTCGGCGCCGCTACCTTGCTGACGATCGTAGAGCGAACGATAGAGCCCGTTACCGGCGTAAAGTTCCGTGTGGGTGCCGGTGGCGACGAGCTGGCCGCGGTCGAACACGAGGATCTTCGAGGCGTCGCGGATGGTGGAGAACCGATGGGCGATGATGAGGACGGTCTTGCCGATCACGAGCTTCTGGAGCGCGGCCTGGATGGCAGCCTCGCTGTCGCTGTCGAGCGCGCTGGTGGCCTCGTCGAGGATGAGGATGGGCGCGTTGCGCAGGAAGGCACGGGCGATGGCGATCCGCTGTTTTTGCCCGCCGGAGAGCCGGCCGCCGCGTTCGCCGACGACGGTGTCGTAACCGAGCCCGCCCTCGAGTTTCAGGATGAAGTCGTGCGCGAACGCATCGCGGGCCGCCTGCTCGACCTCGGCGCGAGTGGCGTCGCGGCGGCCGAGCAGCAGGTTGGCGTAGATGGTGTCGTTGAAGAGGACGGGTTCCTGGGAAACGACGGCGATGTTCCGGCGCAGGTCGGCGAGGCGCAGCGATCGGATGTCGTGGCCGTCAACCTTCACCGCGCCGGCGGCGACGTCGTAGAAGCGGGGCACGAGGTTGGCGAAGGTGCTCTTGCCGGCGCCGCTCGGGCCGACGAGCGCGCAGGTGGTGCCGGCCGGAATCTGGACGGACACGTGCTTCAGCACGTGGTCGTCCCCCTTGTAGGCGAAGGTGACGTCGGCGAAGGTGATGTCACCGCGCAGCCGCGTGACTGGGACGGGCTGGGCGGGGTCGGTGATCGTCTCGGGCTCGTTGAGCACGATCTCGAGGCGGTCGAGGGCGGCGGTGCCGCGCTTCAACTCGTTGTTCAGGGTCCCGAGTTTCTTCACGGGATCGTAGCTCTGATAGAGCGCGGCGATGAGCGCCAGGAACGTGTCGAGATCCAGGCCGCCGCTGTACGCGTACACGAGCGTGATCGCGATGCCGACGGCGGAGATGACCTCGATCGTGGGCGTCAGCGCCAGCGCGTACTTGGCGATCTTCATCTGCGACGTGATCAGCAGGCGCGAGCGCCCGGCGAAGCGGGTGGTCTCGTGCTCCTCCAGCCCGAAGGCGCGCACCTCGCGGGCGGCGGCCAGATTCTCGGAGAACAGGCTGGTGACGTCGCCCAGCTGGCTCTGCATCTGGGCCGCGCGCTTGATCACTTTGCGCCCGACGAAGCGGACGGGAAAAACGGTGAGGGGTACGATGGCGAGGCAGACCAGCGCGAGGAAAACGCCCTCGGCGCGGAACGCGAGATAGCCCACGGCGCAGAGCGCACCGATTAGCGTCGCCGGTTGTTTGATGCCGTCGTTCGCGAGGCCGGAGAGCGTGAATTGCAGCTGCGCGGTGTCGGACAGCCCGCGGGAGATGAGGTCGCCGGTCTGCTTGCCGTGTACGAACGAGAGGGGCAGGACCTGCAGCTTGCGGAAGTAATCGACGCGCAGGGATTCCAGGATGCGCACGCCGGCGAGCTGGGTGAAGTAGCTGTTCAGGTAGCCGCTGATGGCGCGGACGAGGAAGATCAACGGGATGCCGGCCGCGATCAGCGCCACGGCACTCAACGCCAGCGGCGGATCGGCCCGCGTGAAGATGCGCGGGAAAACATACTTTAGCAGGAGCGGCATGCCGGCGCCGCTCGAGGCGCCGTAGATGATCCCCGTGACGATGGCCGCCGCGATGACGCCACGGACCGGAATGAGGTACTTGAGATAGGGACGGAGGCGGCGCATCGGGAAGGGACGCAGCATCAAACGTCGTCCCCCGGCGTCGTTCCATCCCAATTTTCCGGGCGGCCGGTTGCGACCGATTGGCGGCTCAATCCTTGGACGAGCGGACGTCGAGGGCGTCGCGCAGGCCGTCGCCGAGGAAGTTCAGCGAGAACAGCGTCAGCGAGAAGAGCGTGCCGGGGAAGATGAGCAGCCACGGGTACTCCTCCATCTTCTCGGCGCCGTCCTTGATCAGCACGCCCCAGGAGCTCATCGGCGGCTGCACGCCGAGGCCGAGGAAGCTGAGGAACGCCTCGAGGAGCATGACGGCGGGGATCGTGAGCGTCGTGTAAACGATGATCGGGCCGAGGATGTTGGGGAGGATGTGGCGGAAGATGATCCGCCGGCGGCCGAACCCGAGCGAGCGGGCCGCCTCGATGAACTCCATCTTCTTCACCGCCATCACCTGGCTGCGGACGATGCGGGCCATGGTGAGCCATTCGACGGCGCCGATCGCGAGGAAGAGCAGCACGATGTTCCGGCCGAAGAAGACCATCAGCAGGATCACGAAGATCGCGAACGGCAGGGAGTACATGATGTCCACCGCGCGCATCATGAACGCGTCGCGCTTGCCGCCGAAGAAGCCGGCGACGGCGCCGTAGGTGACGCCGATCGTGAGCGCGACGAGCGTCGCGCAGAGGCCGACGCCGAGCGAGACGCGGCCGCCGTAGAGGAGCCGCACGAAGAGGTCGCGCCCGAGCGTGTCGGTGCCCAGCCAGTGCGCGCCGCTCGGAGCCGACGCGCCGAGATCGAGGTCCTGCTCCTCGTAGCCGTGCTGGGTAAACCACGGACCCGCGACGCACAGCAGGGCGACGACGGCGAGGGTGAGCATGCCGAAGACGGCGAGCTTGTTCTTGCGCAGGCGGAGCCACGCGTCGTGCCAGAGCGAGAAGCCGCGCTCGGCGGCGTCGCTGGTCGCTTCGGCGACGGCGGTGAGGCGGGAGGGCTTCGGGCCCAGGGTCATTCCAGCCTCACTTTCGGATTCATCCACGCCTGGACGACGTCGGCGACCAGGTTGAGCGCCATGATGAGGACCGCGTACAGGATGACGGTGCCCAGCACCAGGGTGTAGTCGCGGTTGAAGGCGGAGTTCACGAATTCGCGGCCGATGCCGGGAATCTGGAAGATGGTCTCGATTACGAAGGAGCCGGTGAGGATGCCGGCGATCGCGGGCCCGAGATAGCTGACGACCGGGAGGAGGCCGCCGCGGAGGGCGTGGCGGAAGATGATGCGCAGCTCGGAGGCGCCCTTGGCGCGGGCGGTGCGGATGAAGTCCTGGTGCAGGACCTCGAGCATGCCGCCGCGGGTGAGCCGGGAGATGGGCGCGGCGTAGGCGAGCCCGAGTACGAGCGCGGGCAGCACGCGGTCCGAGGGCGTGTACCAGCCGGAGGCGTTGAACCAGCCTGCGTGGATGGCGAGGCCGAGCACCAGCAGCGGGCCGACGACGAACGTCGGGATGGAGATGCCGGCCATGCCGAAGGTGGAGGCGACGTAATCGATCCAGGTGTTGCGGCGAATCGCGGCGAGCGTGCCGAGGCCGATGCCGACGACGAGTGCGATGGCGAGCGCCTCGGCGCCGAGCTCGGCGGAGACGGGCAGCTTGTCGGCGATGATCTCGTTGACGGTGCGGTTGGCGTACTTGAACGACGGGCCGAGATCGCCCTGCGCCAGCCGGCCGAGGTAATCGAGGTACTGCTGCCAAACCGGCTTGTTGAGGCCGTAGTGGGCCTCGAGGTTGCGCAGAATCTCAGGCGTGACGGCCTTCTCGGCCGTGAACGGCCCGCCCGGCACGGCCCGCATCATGAAGAACGTCGCCGACACCACCACGAACAGCGCGAGGAGCGACTGCAGCAGGCGGGACGTGATGAAGCGGAGCATGAAAAGTGAAAGTGAGAGTGAGAGTGAAAGTGGGGACGGAGGGTCGGAGTGGAGCGGAGACGGGCGACGGAGGAGCGGAGAGTGAGAGTGGAACGGGCGGGAAGGCGAGCACTCCGGCGGTCAGTTGCCGATCGAAAGGTATTTGTAGGGATGGTTGTCGAGGAGCGTCGGGTAATAGCCGCGCACCTTCGGGTTCAGCGCGCGGACGGTGGTCCAGTAGTAGATGGGCAGGATGGGCAGCTCATCGACGAGGATGGCGTCCATTCGCTGGTAGATGGCGTAACGCGCAGCCTGGGTGGGGGCGCTCAAGGCGGCCTGGAGGAGCCGGTCGTACTCGGGGTTGGCCCAGTTGGTGTCGTTGTTGCCGCTGGTGGACTCCCAGATCTCGAGGAAGACGTGCGGGTCGACGTAGTCGGCGATCCAGCCCGCCCGCTGGAGGGTGAAGTTCCGCGTCTGCTGCAGGTCGAGGTACACGTTCCACTCGTAGTTCGCGAGGGTGATGTCGATGCCGAGGTTGCGCCGCCACATCTGCTGGATGGCCTCCGCTACGGCGCGGTGGTTCTGGGACGTGTTGTAGGTCAGCTCGACGGTTGGGAAACCCTTGCCCCCGGGGAAACCGGCTTCGGCGAGGAGCCGGCGGGCGTCCTCGACGGTGCCGGTGAGCCGCGCCTCGGGCGTGTAGCCGGCGACGCCGGGGTAGCTGACGGCGTAGGCCGGCTGCTGGCCGCCGCGCATGACATTGCGGACGATGGATTCGCGGTCGATGGCGAGGGCGAGCGCGCGGCGCACGCGTTTGTCGTTAAACGGCGGCCGCGCGACGTTGAACCGGTAGAAGTACAGCCCGAGGTACGGCTCGATGTGCAGCGCCTGCGGGTGGTCGCGACGGTAGGTGTCGATCTTGGCGTTGGGCAGTTCCCACGTCTGGTCGACCTGGCCGGTGCGGAACATGCGCTCGTCGACGTTCACGTCCTCAGTCGGAAAGAAGTGGATCTCGTCGAGTTTCACGGTGGCGGCGTCCCAGTACTGCGGATTCCGTGCCACGACGATGTGCTGGTGGGGCGCCCACTCCTTGAGGACAAAGGGGCCGTTGCCGACGAGGTTCTCGGGGCGGGTCCACGCGGTGCCTTTCTCGTCGAGCCGGCCGAAGCGCTGGATGACGCGGGCGGGCACGGGCGTCCACGCGTAGTGGCTCGCGATGATGTTCATCAAGTACGGCGTCGGGTTGCGCAGCGTGACCTGGAGCGTGCGCGGATCGGGCGCCTTGATGCCGACTTGGCTGAAGTCGGTGAGGCGACCCTCGTAGTAGTCCTTCGCGCCGGCGACGAAGTTGTAGATCAGATACGCGTAGCGGGAGGCGAAGGCCGGCGAGAGCATGCGCTGGTACGAGAGGAGAAAGTCCTCGGACGTGATCGGGTCACCGTTGGACCAGCGGGCGTTGGCGCGGAGATGAAACGTGTAGACGAGGCCGTCAGCGGAAATGTCCCACGATTCCGCCACGCCGGGGACGGGGTGGAGGTCCCGCGGGTCCTCGGTGGCGAGGCCCTCGAAGAGCGCGGCGACGATCTTGTGCTCGGGGACGCCGCTGATGGCCTGCGGGTCGAGGTCCTGCGGTTCGCCGCCGTTGCCGATCCGCAGCACCTGGCGAACGGGGGCGGGGGATGCGCCGGGGACGCTGGCGGGCACGACCTCTTTTCGCGCACAACCGGCGAGCGCGAGGAGCAGGAGGAGGAGGACGGCCCAGGACTGGCGAGCGAGCATCCGGCAAGCGAAGCGGATGGCCGAGCCGGGGCAAGCGTCGGGGCGGGGCGAAGGACGTGGGCCTCGGCTCAGCGTCCTGAGCCGGTTCGGCGGTGGCGGAAATCTATCGCTGCGCCTTCTTCGCGAATTCGCTGCCGGGTTTCCAGGTGGGGCGCTGGGGCGCGTTGGCGATCTCGAGGCCGACGAGGAAGAGGAACTCGGCGTCCTGGGCGGCGCCCTCGAAGGTCCAGTCGGGCCGCACCTCGTCGCTCACCTGGTGGTAATGGTGGGCGATGTAGTCCTGGATGACCTTTTCGCCGAAGTCGGCGGGTTTGCCGAGGTACTGGCGTCCCGTCTTGGGGTAGTAGCTCGGCACGCCGACCTTCGCGAATTCGAAGTGGTCGCTGCGGTAGTACGACCCGTGTTCCGGGTGGCTTTCGGGCTTCATGGTGCGCCCCTGACGTTGGGCGACGGCGATGCCGATGTCGTCGATCGTCGAAGCGCCAAAGCCGATCGTCTCCATATCGCTGGTCGGGCCGTACGGGTTGGCGCCGTCCATGTTGATGTCGGCCACGGTCTGGCGGAGCGGATACAGCGGATGGCGCGCGTAGTAGCCCGAGCCGAGCAGGCCCTTCTCCTCGGCGGTCACCGAGAGGAAGAGGATGCTCCGCCGGGGCCGCGACGCGGCTGGCAGGGAGTGGAACGCCTGGGCGAGCTCCACGAGCACGGCGGTACCCGAGGCGTTGTCGCCCGCGCCATTGAAGATCTGGTCGCCCTCGAGCTTGAGATCGCGGCCAAGGTGATCCCAGTGCGACGTGTACACCACGTACTCGTCGCGGAGCTTGGGATCGGAACCGGGTAGGAGGGCGACGACGTTGCGCGAGTCCACCTGGCGGAGCGTGCTGTCGATCGTGAACGACGCGGTGGCCTTGAGCGGGACAGGTCGGAAATCGCGCGCGAGGGCCGCTTGCTTCAACGCGTCGTAGTCCTGGCCGGCCGCGGTGAACAGCCGCCGGGCGGCGTCGAGCGTGAGCCAGCCATCCATGGCCGCGCGGCCGGCGTTGCCGTCCGGGGTGCGGATCTCGAAGTTTTCCCGCGAGCGGCTGGAGACGACGACGCTGAACGGGTAGGCGGCGGGTTTGGTCTCGTGGACGATGAGGCACGCAGCGGCTCCCTTCTCGGCGGCGATCTCGTACTTGTACGTCCAGCGCCCGTAGTAGGTCATGCCCTCGCCCGCGAAGACCTTGGGGTCGAGCTGGCCGGTCCGTGGGTCGGTCACGGGCGGATCGTTGATCAGCATGACGATGGTTTTGCCGCGCACATCGACGCCCTTGTAGTCGTCCCAGCCATACTCGGGCGCGACGATGCCGTAGCCGACGAAGACCACGTCGCTGGCCTTCACCTCGAGGTGAGTCGCGGAGCGGCTCGTCGGGCCGACAAAATCGACGCTGGGCTGCAGGACGATCTGTTCGCCGCCGACCGTGAAGGAGAGGGTCGGACGCGAGGTGATGCCGACCAGCGGGACCTGCTGGATGTACGTGCCGTCGGGATTGCCGGGCGTGAGGCCGAGTTGGCGAAACTCCCCGACCAGGTAGTTGACGGTCTTCTCCTCGCCGGCGGAGCCAGGCGCGCGGCCCTCGAACTCATCGGAGGCGAGGACCTTGGTCCGTTCGAGGATGCGGGCGGGCGAGAAGGCGGGCGTGGGCGCGGCCGCGGCGAGGAGCGGGGCGAGACCGGCGAGCAGGGCGCCGACGAGGGGTGAAAACGAGCGCATCGCGCGAAAATGGGGCGGATCCCGGGTTTCGCAACTGCGCCCGCGCCGGGACCTAGTCGCCCTCGACGATCACCTCGTTGTAGCGGCGGGACCAGAGGGCGTCCTGCTGCCAGCCCTCGACCCGCGTGCTCATCATCCAGTTCTGCACGTTGAAGTAGACCGGCGCGACGGCGCCGGACTCGAGGAGCAGCGACTCCGCGGTCAGAATGTCCGGACGCGGATCGGCGGTGCGGGAGGCCCGCTGGACGGCTTCGTCAAAGGCCGGTGAGCTCCAGTGTGGGAAGTTGTTGGGCGCGCCCGTGGTGAAGTCGGTGAGCGCGGCGACCGGGTCGCAGACATCGAGCAGGCTGGTGACGAAGGCGATGTCGTAGGCCCCGGCGTTGATGGCGGCGAGGTGGACCTTGGCCTCCTGGACGACGATGCGCACCTCGATGCCCAACTCCTGGCGCCACATCTGCTGGATGGCGTCGAGGACCGGGTTCTGTACCCAGCCGGCGAGTTCAAGCGCCGGGAAGCCGCGGCCATTGGGGAAACCGGCTTGCGCCAGGAGCCGGCGGCTCTCTGTCGGATCGTAGCTGAGCGGGGACGGGGAGTCGGGGTGGGGAGGCTGGCCGGCGGCGGCGGAGTCCAGCCCGCGTTCGCCGCC
The Opitutus sp. ER46 DNA segment above includes these coding regions:
- a CDS encoding peptide ABC transporter substrate-binding protein, with protein sequence MLARQSWAVLLLLLLALAGCARKEVVPASVPGASPAPVRQVLRIGNGGEPQDLDPQAISGVPEHKIVAALFEGLATEDPRDLHPVPGVAESWDISADGLVYTFHLRANARWSNGDPITSEDFLLSYQRMLSPAFASRYAYLIYNFVAGAKDYYEGRLTDFSQVGIKAPDPRTLQVTLRNPTPYLMNIIASHYAWTPVPARVIQRFGRLDEKGTAWTRPENLVGNGPFVLKEWAPHQHIVVARNPQYWDAATVKLDEIHFFPTEDVNVDERMFRTGQVDQTWELPNAKIDTYRRDHPQALHIEPYLGLYFYRFNVARPPFNDKRVRRALALAIDRESIVRNVMRGGQQPAYAVSYPGVAGYTPEARLTGTVEDARRLLAEAGFPGGKGFPTVELTYNTSQNHRAVAEAIQQMWRRNLGIDITLANYEWNVYLDLQQTRNFTLQRAGWIADYVDPHVFLEIWESTSGNNDTNWANPEYDRLLQAALSAPTQAARYAIYQRMDAILVDELPILPIYYWTTVRALNPKVRGYYPTLLDNHPYKYLSIGN
- a CDS encoding ABC transporter permease, whose protein sequence is MTLGPKPSRLTAVAEATSDAAERGFSLWHDAWLRLRKNKLAVFGMLTLAVVALLCVAGPWFTQHGYEEQDLDLGASAPSGAHWLGTDTLGRDLFVRLLYGGRVSLGVGLCATLVALTIGVTYGAVAGFFGGKRDAFMMRAVDIMYSLPFAIFVILLMVFFGRNIVLLFLAIGAVEWLTMARIVRSQVMAVKKMEFIEAARSLGFGRRRIIFRHILPNILGPIIVYTTLTIPAVMLLEAFLSFLGLGVQPPMSSWGVLIKDGAEKMEEYPWLLIFPGTLFSLTLFSLNFLGDGLRDALDVRSSKD
- a CDS encoding ABC transporter permease subunit — encoded protein: MLRFITSRLLQSLLALFVVVSATFFMMRAVPGGPFTAEKAVTPEILRNLEAHYGLNKPVWQQYLDYLGRLAQGDLGPSFKYANRTVNEIIADKLPVSAELGAEALAIALVVGIGLGTLAAIRRNTWIDYVASTFGMAGISIPTFVVGPLLVLGLAIHAGWFNASGWYTPSDRVLPALVLGLAYAAPISRLTRGGMLEVLHQDFIRTARAKGASELRIIFRHALRGGLLPVVSYLGPAIAGILTGSFVIETIFQIPGIGREFVNSAFNRDYTLVLGTVILYAVLIMALNLVADVVQAWMNPKVRLE
- a CDS encoding ABC transporter ATP-binding protein; protein product: MRRLRPYLKYLIPVRGVIAAAIVTGIIYGASSGAGMPLLLKYVFPRIFTRADPPLALSAVALIAAGIPLIFLVRAISGYLNSYFTQLAGVRILESLRVDYFRKLQVLPLSFVHGKQTGDLISRGLSDTAQLQFTLSGLANDGIKQPATLIGALCAVGYLAFRAEGVFLALVCLAIVPLTVFPVRFVGRKVIKRAAQMQSQLGDVTSLFSENLAAAREVRAFGLEEHETTRFAGRSRLLITSQMKIAKYALALTPTIEVISAVGIAITLVYAYSGGLDLDTFLALIAALYQSYDPVKKLGTLNNELKRGTAALDRLEIVLNEPETITDPAQPVPVTRLRGDITFADVTFAYKGDDHVLKHVSVQIPAGTTCALVGPSGAGKSTFANLVPRFYDVAAGAVKVDGHDIRSLRLADLRRNIAVVSQEPVLFNDTIYANLLLGRRDATRAEVEQAARDAFAHDFILKLEGGLGYDTVVGERGGRLSGGQKQRIAIARAFLRNAPILILDEATSALDSDSEAAIQAALQKLVIGKTVLIIAHRFSTIRDASKILVFDRGQLVATGTHTELYAGNGLYRSLYDRQQGSGAERST
- a CDS encoding glycosyltransferase family 9 protein, with product MPDRPRRILIIRRRYLGDIVLLGSLLRNLRLHWPDAHLAVLVEPRFVDLLALNPDVDQAVPLPQSATQWPGFLRRLRRERFTHVLNLDNTEKTAVIARWTGAPIRVALHHGGYRLKFRPLYTNSVRDDDARHEANPITEYYLRALEPLGVPVVTREIRLEPPAEEVAELQRFVGASERVLLVHPGSRSPMRVWPAERFAALIDYAQDELGAQVILAGGPADEAVLTEIRRHVGTHLLALPGPLPIARFAALARISHALVCHDSGPMHVAAAVGTPVIALYGSQNATLFQPMGPNHTLLQPPLPCRTCVAPERCVPADSYHNLCVQNISLERVREAVRARLTAKR
- a CDS encoding M28 family peptidase, whose translation is MRSFSPLVGALLAGLAPLLAAAAPTPAFSPARILERTKVLASDEFEGRAPGSAGEEKTVNYLVGEFRQLGLTPGNPDGTYIQQVPLVGITSRPTLSFTVGGEQIVLQPSVDFVGPTSRSATHLEVKASDVVFVGYGIVAPEYGWDDYKGVDVRGKTIVMLINDPPVTDPRTGQLDPKVFAGEGMTYYGRWTYKYEIAAEKGAAACLIVHETKPAAYPFSVVVSSRSRENFEIRTPDGNAGRAAMDGWLTLDAARRLFTAAGQDYDALKQAALARDFRPVPLKATASFTIDSTLRQVDSRNVVALLPGSDPKLRDEYVVYTSHWDHLGRDLKLEGDQIFNGAGDNASGTAVLVELAQAFHSLPAASRPRRSILFLSVTAEEKGLLGSGYYARHPLYPLRQTVADINMDGANPYGPTSDMETIGFGASTIDDIGIAVAQRQGRTMKPESHPEHGSYYRSDHFEFAKVGVPSYYPKTGRQYLGKPADFGEKVIQDYIAHHYHQVSDEVRPDWTFEGAAQDAEFLFLVGLEIANAPQRPTWKPGSEFAKKAQR
- a CDS encoding glycosyltransferase, which produces MVSVPPASAQPKVSVLVPTFNYGRYLRQTLDSILAQDFADFELIISDDASQDDSAEILREYAARDPRIHAYAHRENLGMVQNWNWCLRHARGEYVKFMFGDDCFTRSDALSQMVAALDRAPQAALVASARLLIDEHSRVVSTWDDFRAAGHHHGISVIRRCLHEDRNLVGEPSTVLFRRDQAARGFDPNFRQIVDEEFWLHLLLRGDFVYLTEPLCAFRQHGAQQTRVNQGSFIGPLESLLLLTRYIDCISNPAWGGCTPFQRRRILYRRLHYSRKRVPRSARILVAEAMVHAHLRQPWYAVMWTHHRVTGPFHRLRTFLVRTFGPGARALPSVQPVAPVFTAPAPRVRPVFAAAS